Proteins encoded within one genomic window of Rossellomorea vietnamensis:
- the alaS gene encoding alanine--tRNA ligase — protein sequence MNKLTGAEIRQKFLDFFQEKGHGVEPSASLVPHEDPSLLWINSGVATLKKYFDGRVIPQNPRIVNAQKSIRTNDIENVGKTARHHTFFEMLGNFSIGDYFKVEAIEWAWEFLTDAKWVGFDPEKLSVTIHPEDHEAFDIWNQKVGVPAERIIRIEGNFWDIGEGPSGPNTEIFYDRGPEYGDNPEDPELYPGGENDRYLEVWNLVFSQFNHNPDGTYTPLPKKNIDTGMGLERMACVVQEVPTNFDTDLFMPIIAATEEISGKSYGKDNDTDVAFKVIADHIRTVSFAIGDGALPSNEGRGYVLRRLLRRAVRFAKQIEINRPFMYELVPVVSEIMVDFYPEVKQKAEFIQKVVKNEEDRFHETLNEGLAILSSIVKVQKSSGSNVIPGEDVFRLYDTYGFPVELTEEYAEEEGLTVDHEGFEREMEGQRERARSARQDVGSMQVQGGVLSDITVESRFVGYDTLTSNSTVLELLVDNERQPKVGKGQECQFILNETPFYAESGGQIGDKGYIEADGVKVFVKTVKKAPNGQNLHTAVVEEGTLEQGAEVLARVSRESRTKVEKNHTATHILHQALKDVLGDHVNQAGSLVEPDRLRFDFSHFGSVSTEEMERIETIVNEKVWKAMSVNTALKSLTEAKEMGAMALFGEKYGSEVRVVSIGDYSLELCGGCHVSNTSEIGLFKILSESGIGAGTRRIEAVTAENAYKILNDQVSQLKEVAAKLKSNPKEVVNRVDSLLGEMKELQRENESLSAKLSNIEAGSLTDQVKVIDGVNVLSAKVASGDSNGLRTMMDDLKQKLSSGVIVLATTGEDKVTIIAGVTSDLVEKGYHAGKLVKEVASRCGGGGGGRPDMAQAGGKNPEKVEEALQFVEEWVKSI from the coding sequence ACGAATGACATCGAGAATGTAGGAAAAACAGCCCGTCATCATACGTTTTTCGAAATGCTCGGGAATTTCTCCATCGGGGATTATTTCAAAGTGGAAGCGATCGAGTGGGCTTGGGAGTTCCTCACGGATGCAAAATGGGTCGGATTCGATCCTGAAAAGCTATCTGTCACGATCCACCCGGAAGATCACGAAGCATTTGACATCTGGAACCAAAAAGTTGGGGTCCCTGCTGAACGCATCATCCGTATCGAAGGGAACTTCTGGGATATCGGAGAAGGCCCGAGTGGTCCGAATACAGAAATCTTCTATGATCGCGGACCTGAATACGGAGACAATCCCGAAGATCCTGAATTATATCCAGGCGGGGAAAATGATCGTTATCTTGAAGTGTGGAATCTGGTGTTCTCACAATTCAATCACAATCCTGACGGGACGTACACACCGCTTCCGAAGAAGAACATCGATACCGGTATGGGCCTTGAGCGAATGGCGTGCGTCGTTCAGGAAGTTCCTACGAACTTTGATACCGATTTATTTATGCCGATCATCGCTGCCACGGAAGAAATTTCAGGAAAGTCTTACGGCAAAGATAACGATACTGATGTAGCTTTCAAAGTCATTGCAGATCATATCAGAACGGTTTCCTTTGCGATCGGTGACGGGGCCCTTCCATCCAATGAAGGCCGCGGGTATGTGTTAAGAAGACTTCTTCGCCGCGCTGTACGTTTTGCCAAACAGATCGAAATCAACCGCCCATTCATGTATGAATTGGTTCCTGTCGTTTCTGAAATCATGGTTGACTTCTATCCGGAAGTGAAGCAAAAAGCAGAATTCATCCAAAAAGTGGTGAAAAATGAAGAGGACCGTTTCCATGAGACATTGAATGAAGGTTTGGCTATCCTTTCATCCATCGTCAAGGTGCAAAAGTCTTCCGGAAGTAACGTGATTCCTGGTGAAGATGTCTTCCGTCTTTATGACACGTATGGTTTCCCTGTTGAATTAACGGAAGAGTACGCAGAAGAAGAAGGATTGACGGTTGATCATGAAGGTTTTGAAAGAGAGATGGAAGGTCAGCGTGAAAGAGCGAGATCTGCCCGCCAGGATGTAGGAAGCATGCAGGTGCAGGGTGGAGTCTTGAGTGATATTACAGTGGAAAGCCGCTTTGTCGGATATGACACACTCACAAGCAATTCGACAGTCCTTGAATTATTGGTGGACAATGAACGTCAGCCTAAAGTCGGTAAAGGTCAGGAATGCCAGTTCATCCTCAACGAGACTCCTTTCTATGCAGAAAGCGGTGGACAGATCGGGGATAAGGGATACATCGAAGCAGATGGCGTAAAAGTATTCGTCAAAACGGTCAAAAAAGCACCGAATGGACAAAACCTTCACACGGCAGTTGTCGAAGAGGGTACATTGGAGCAGGGTGCCGAGGTCCTTGCCAGGGTTTCAAGAGAATCCAGAACAAAAGTGGAGAAAAACCATACAGCGACCCACATCCTTCACCAGGCATTGAAAGACGTCCTTGGAGATCACGTGAATCAGGCAGGTTCCCTTGTTGAACCGGATCGCCTGCGCTTTGATTTCTCCCATTTCGGATCTGTGTCAACAGAAGAAATGGAACGGATCGAAACCATCGTCAATGAGAAGGTTTGGAAGGCAATGTCGGTGAATACGGCCCTGAAGTCTCTAACCGAGGCTAAAGAGATGGGTGCCATGGCGTTATTCGGTGAGAAATATGGTTCAGAAGTACGTGTCGTATCGATTGGGGACTACAGCCTGGAACTTTGCGGAGGCTGCCACGTATCCAATACATCTGAAATCGGACTATTCAAGATCCTCTCTGAAAGCGGGATCGGTGCCGGTACCAGGCGAATCGAAGCCGTTACGGCAGAAAATGCGTATAAAATATTGAATGATCAGGTATCTCAACTGAAAGAGGTTGCAGCGAAACTGAAATCGAATCCGAAAGAAGTAGTCAATCGGGTAGACTCATTATTAGGTGAGATGAAAGAGCTTCAAAGGGAAAATGAATCATTATCTGCAAAGTTGTCTAACATAGAAGCAGGCAGCTTAACGGATCAAGTGAAGGTCATCGATGGTGTGAATGTCCTGTCTGCAAAAGTGGCATCAGGTGACAGCAACGGACTGCGCACGATGATGGATGATCTGAAGCAGAAGCTTTCATCCGGGGTGATCGTACTGGCAACAACTGGAGAAGATAAAGTGACCATCATTGCAGGAGTTACTAGTGATTTAGTCGAAAAAGGATATCATGCAGGGAAATTGGTCAAAGAAGTCGCATCACGCTGCGGTGGAGGCGGCGGCGGTCGTCCGGATATGGCCCAGGCAGGTGGTAAAAATCCGGAAAAAGTCGAAGAAGCCCTTCAATTTGTAGAAGAATGGGTCAAATCCATTTAA
- a CDS encoding IreB family regulatory phosphoprotein, giving the protein MSSFDKTMRFDFSEEPFEHDVKEVLLQVHDALQEKGYNPINQIVGYLLSGDPAYIPRHQDARNIIRRLERDEIIEELVKSYLKQHKEG; this is encoded by the coding sequence ATGAGTTCTTTTGACAAAACGATGCGGTTTGATTTTTCAGAGGAGCCGTTCGAACATGACGTGAAGGAAGTGCTCTTACAGGTTCACGATGCTCTGCAGGAAAAAGGGTACAACCCGATCAATCAAATCGTAGGATACTTATTATCTGGAGACCCGGCTTACATTCCCAGACATCAGGATGCCAGAAATATCATCCGCCGTTTAGAACGAGATGAGATCATCGAAGAATTAGTCAAATCGTATTTGAAACAACACAAAGAGGGATAA
- the ruvX gene encoding Holliday junction resolvase RuvX, protein MRVMGLDVGSKTVGVAISDELGWTAQGIETIKIDEDQGVFRMDRIKELADEYQVDTVVVGMPKNMNNTIGPRGEASKAYGELIQQELSLPIKYWDERLSTMAAERVLLEADVSRKKRKKVIDKMAAMMILQGYLDSQK, encoded by the coding sequence ATGCGTGTAATGGGTTTAGACGTTGGCTCTAAAACAGTCGGAGTCGCAATCAGCGATGAGCTTGGCTGGACAGCTCAGGGAATTGAAACGATTAAGATCGACGAAGATCAAGGTGTGTTCCGGATGGATCGAATCAAGGAACTTGCCGATGAATACCAGGTGGATACCGTTGTGGTTGGAATGCCTAAAAACATGAATAACACGATCGGTCCACGTGGCGAAGCGTCTAAAGCTTATGGAGAATTGATTCAACAGGAGTTATCCCTTCCCATTAAATACTGGGATGAAAGACTGAGCACAATGGCTGCTGAACGAGTGCTTTTAGAAGCCGACGTAAGCAGGAAGAAACGTAAGAAAGTGATCGACAAAATGGCTGCGATGATGATCCTTCAAGGATATCTTGACAGCCAAAAATAA
- a CDS encoding DUF1292 domain-containing protein gives MEHGEKQITVVDEQGNEQLCEVLFTFESDKFNKSYVLYYPLGADENDEEEIEIHASAFMPGDEGQEGELKPIETEEEWDMIEEMLNTFLDEEEDTE, from the coding sequence ATGGAACACGGAGAAAAGCAAATTACAGTAGTTGACGAACAAGGAAATGAGCAATTATGCGAGGTCCTTTTCACATTTGAATCAGATAAATTCAATAAATCGTATGTCCTTTACTATCCGCTTGGTGCAGATGAGAACGATGAAGAAGAAATCGAAATTCATGCATCTGCATTCATGCCTGGTGACGAAGGTCAGGAAGGCGAATTAAAGCCGATTGAAACAGAAGAAGAGTGGGACATGATCGAAGAAATGTTAAACACTTTCCTTGATGAAGAAGAAGACACTGAATAA
- the mltG gene encoding endolytic transglycosylase MltG: protein MKALEEKKKIKETLMKKLLERQEEAKVIRKVVGLVILCLVIIIGGTAIGGYLYVNSALKPVDPDNTKTVKVDIPIGSGVSSIGKILEDKGIVKNSTVFKYYVKFNNEAGFQAGSYDLTPSMTLNEIVNSLKTGKVMRKAEFKITIPEGLQLDQIAEIIAEKSPYKKDEIEKKLNDKKWLEQLKEEYPELITDEIFKKEIKRPLEGYLYPATYPFYEKKPSLDTILKKMIAQTNEVLAQYQEAMAANDYTPHELLTLSSLIEEEATEKADRGKISSVFYNRMEEGMPLQTDPTVLYALGKHKDKTVYKDLEVESPYNTYQVKGLPPGPIANAGLSSIEAALQPEDTEYYYFLAASNGSVYYSETLDEHNEKKAKYITNKEE, encoded by the coding sequence ATGAAAGCGTTGGAAGAAAAGAAAAAGATAAAAGAGACACTTATGAAGAAATTGCTTGAAAGGCAAGAGGAGGCCAAAGTCATTAGAAAAGTAGTAGGACTTGTCATTCTTTGTCTTGTCATTATCATAGGGGGAACGGCCATTGGAGGCTACCTTTATGTGAATTCTGCCCTGAAACCGGTTGACCCTGATAATACGAAAACGGTGAAAGTGGACATTCCCATTGGCTCCGGGGTATCGAGTATTGGAAAGATCCTGGAGGACAAAGGGATCGTTAAGAATTCAACGGTCTTTAAATATTACGTGAAATTCAATAACGAAGCAGGGTTCCAGGCAGGTTCTTATGATTTGACGCCTTCCATGACCTTGAATGAAATCGTCAACAGCTTGAAGACTGGAAAGGTCATGAGGAAAGCAGAATTTAAGATTACCATTCCAGAGGGACTTCAATTAGATCAGATCGCAGAGATCATCGCTGAAAAGTCCCCATATAAAAAAGATGAGATTGAAAAGAAACTAAACGATAAGAAATGGCTCGAGCAATTAAAAGAGGAATATCCGGAATTGATAACAGATGAAATCTTCAAGAAAGAAATCAAACGACCGCTGGAAGGATATCTTTATCCTGCGACGTATCCTTTCTATGAAAAGAAGCCATCTTTAGACACAATCCTAAAGAAGATGATCGCGCAAACGAATGAAGTATTGGCTCAATACCAGGAAGCCATGGCAGCAAACGATTATACGCCACATGAGCTCCTCACCCTTTCTTCCCTGATCGAGGAAGAAGCGACGGAAAAAGCGGACAGAGGGAAAATTTCAAGTGTGTTCTATAATCGTATGGAAGAAGGAATGCCCCTTCAGACAGATCCGACGGTCCTATATGCTTTAGGTAAGCATAAAGACAAAACCGTATATAAAGATCTTGAAGTGGAATCGCCTTATAACACGTACCAGGTGAAGGGATTGCCGCCTGGTCCGATTGCGAATGCGGGCTTGTCTTCAATCGAAGCCGCCCTGCAGCCTGAGGATACAGAGTATTATTATTTCCTGGCTGCTTCCAACGGCTCGGTATACTATTCCGAAACACTGGATGAACATAACGAGAAAAAAGCAAAATATATTACCAATAAAGAAGAATAG
- a CDS encoding O-methyltransferase, with protein MNEQVIGYIESIVKGRPALISEMEQYAVEHNVPIMELVGIEALLGMLRIQQPKVILEIGTAIGYSALRMAGALQEATVVTLERDEERFEAAQGFLSRSEDGKRVVTLFGDALELAEEVKKHGPYDAIFIDAAKGQYLKFFELYSGMLSENGVVYSDNVLFKGLVAEEHVEQKRIRNMVKKLQNYNAWLMNHEEFDTSILPVGDGIAISKKRGEQR; from the coding sequence ATGAACGAACAAGTGATTGGCTATATAGAATCAATCGTGAAAGGACGTCCGGCCCTGATTTCCGAGATGGAGCAATATGCAGTGGAACACAATGTTCCCATCATGGAACTGGTCGGTATCGAAGCCCTCCTGGGGATGTTGCGGATCCAACAGCCGAAAGTGATCCTTGAGATCGGGACGGCCATCGGATATTCTGCCCTCCGCATGGCGGGGGCACTTCAAGAGGCGACGGTCGTCACCCTTGAGCGGGATGAAGAAAGATTCGAAGCAGCACAGGGGTTCCTCTCCCGTTCTGAAGATGGCAAAAGGGTCGTCACCCTGTTCGGTGATGCATTGGAGCTTGCCGAGGAAGTGAAAAAGCACGGACCATATGATGCTATCTTTATCGATGCTGCCAAAGGTCAGTACCTTAAATTCTTTGAACTATACTCCGGTATGTTGTCAGAAAACGGCGTCGTTTACTCGGATAATGTCCTATTCAAAGGACTGGTTGCAGAGGAACACGTCGAACAGAAACGAATCCGGAACATGGTCAAGAAGCTGCAGAATTATAATGCATGGCTAATGAATCATGAAGAGTTCGATACAAGTATTTTACCTGTCGGTGACGGAATCGCCATCAGTAAAAAAAGAGGTGAACAACGATGA
- a CDS encoding peptidase U32 family protein, with amino-acid sequence MKKPELLVTPASVSDIESLASAGADAFMIGEERYGLRLAGEFSREDVGEAIKVAHKHDKKVYVAMNALFHNDKIAELDDYIAFLKEQGADAIVFGDPAVLMAAREVAPEMKLHWNTETTATNWYTCNYWGRKGAKRAVLARELSMDSIIEMKENAEVEIEVQVHGMTCMFQSKRSLLGNYFEYQGKVMEIENRKEQRNMFLHDEERHNKYPIFEDGNGTHIMSPNDMCIIDELGEMMEAGVDSFKIDGVMKSSEYILEVTKLYRNAMDLCAEDEERYEEQKDEFLEEAKSLQPDNRPLDTGFFFKETVY; translated from the coding sequence ATGAAAAAGCCGGAACTTCTTGTGACCCCTGCCTCTGTATCCGATATTGAATCATTGGCATCTGCAGGTGCCGATGCCTTCATGATCGGTGAAGAGCGATACGGCCTGAGGCTTGCCGGGGAGTTCTCAAGGGAAGATGTAGGAGAAGCCATCAAAGTCGCCCACAAGCACGATAAGAAAGTATATGTGGCGATGAATGCCCTCTTTCATAATGATAAAATCGCTGAACTCGATGACTATATTGCATTTCTTAAAGAGCAAGGGGCGGACGCCATTGTTTTCGGTGATCCCGCCGTATTGATGGCTGCACGTGAAGTGGCACCGGAGATGAAGCTCCATTGGAATACGGAAACGACGGCCACCAATTGGTACACCTGTAATTATTGGGGCAGAAAAGGAGCGAAGCGTGCAGTGCTCGCCCGGGAATTAAGTATGGATAGCATTATCGAAATGAAGGAAAATGCAGAGGTCGAAATCGAGGTGCAGGTGCATGGAATGACCTGTATGTTCCAATCCAAACGCTCATTGCTCGGGAATTATTTTGAATATCAAGGCAAAGTGATGGAAATCGAAAATCGGAAAGAACAGCGCAATATGTTCCTTCACGATGAGGAGCGTCACAATAAGTATCCTATCTTTGAAGATGGGAACGGCACGCACATCATGAGCCCGAATGATATGTGCATCATTGATGAGCTTGGTGAAATGATGGAAGCGGGTGTCGACTCCTTCAAAATCGATGGAGTGATGAAGTCTTCTGAATATATCCTGGAAGTGACGAAACTGTATCGTAACGCCATGGATTTATGCGCAGAAGATGAAGAACGATATGAGGAACAGAAAGATGAGTTTCTGGAAGAAGCGAAAAGCCTGCAGCCGGATAATCGTCCGTTGGATACTGGATTTTTCTTTAAAGAAACGGTGTATTAA
- a CDS encoding peptidase U32 family protein, producing MTTVVKKPISKVVDGKRVIVKKPELLAPAGNLEKLKIAVHYGADAVYIGGQEYGLRSNAGNFTFEDMKEGVEFARKYGAKIYVTTNIYAHNENMDGLEDYLRGLGEAGVAGIIVADPLIIETCRRVAPNVEVHLSTQQSLSNWKAVQFWKEEGLDRVVLAREASGKEIQEMKEKVDIEIETFIHGAMCIAYSGRCTLSNHMTARDSNRGGCCQSCRWDYDLYEMNEDGENALYDKEDAPFAMSPKDLKLVESIPGMIELGIDSLKIEGRMKSIHYVATVVSVYRKVIDEYCKDPENFKIQKEWLEELEKCANRETAPAFFEGVPGFKEQMFGVHNKKNTNYEFVGLVLDYDENTQIVTLQQRNHFRAGQEVEFFGPEISNFTQVIEKMWDERGNELDVARHPLQIVKFKVHQRVYPHNMMRKENI from the coding sequence ATGACCACGGTTGTAAAAAAACCGATTTCAAAGGTTGTAGACGGGAAGCGTGTCATTGTGAAGAAACCTGAATTACTGGCTCCTGCCGGTAATCTGGAAAAGTTGAAGATCGCGGTCCATTATGGGGCAGATGCCGTCTATATCGGCGGGCAGGAATATGGACTGCGTTCAAATGCCGGTAATTTCACCTTTGAAGATATGAAAGAAGGCGTGGAGTTCGCCCGGAAATATGGTGCAAAGATCTATGTCACCACGAATATCTATGCCCATAATGAGAACATGGATGGTCTTGAAGATTATCTTCGTGGACTTGGGGAAGCGGGAGTAGCGGGGATCATTGTCGCAGACCCCCTTATCATTGAAACATGCAGAAGGGTTGCCCCTAATGTAGAGGTGCACTTAAGTACACAGCAGTCCCTTTCAAACTGGAAAGCCGTCCAATTCTGGAAAGAAGAAGGACTGGACCGGGTGGTGCTTGCCCGTGAAGCAAGCGGCAAAGAAATCCAGGAAATGAAAGAGAAAGTGGATATAGAGATTGAGACCTTCATTCATGGAGCGATGTGCATCGCCTACTCCGGTCGTTGTACATTAAGCAACCATATGACCGCGAGAGATTCAAATCGCGGCGGCTGCTGTCAGTCATGCCGCTGGGACTATGATTTATATGAAATGAATGAAGACGGGGAAAATGCCCTTTATGATAAAGAAGATGCACCTTTCGCCATGAGTCCGAAAGATTTGAAGCTTGTCGAATCCATCCCTGGAATGATCGAATTGGGGATCGACAGTCTGAAGATTGAAGGACGGATGAAGTCCATTCACTATGTGGCTACTGTCGTAAGTGTGTACCGCAAAGTGATCGATGAATATTGTAAAGACCCGGAAAACTTCAAGATCCAGAAGGAATGGCTCGAGGAGCTTGAGAAGTGCGCAAATCGTGAAACGGCCCCGGCGTTCTTTGAAGGGGTACCCGGATTCAAGGAGCAGATGTTCGGAGTCCACAACAAGAAGAATACAAATTATGAATTTGTCGGACTCGTATTGGACTACGACGAAAACACCCAGATCGTCACCTTGCAGCAACGGAACCATTTTAGAGCCGGACAGGAAGTAGAGTTTTTCGGTCCTGAAATCTCCAATTTTACGCAGGTTATCGAAAAGATGTGGGATGAGCGCGGGAATGAGCTTGACGTTGCCCGTCACCCGTTACAAATTGTGAAATTCAAGGTGCATCAGAGGGTTTATCCCCATAACATGATGCGAAAGGAGAACATCTAA
- the udk gene encoding uridine kinase yields MKQKPVVIGVAGGSGSGKTSVTKAIYEQFQGHSILMLQQDYYYKDQSNLPFEERLKTNYDHPLAFDNDLLIQHLHGLLDHQPVNKPVYDYKMHTRSDDTILVEPKDVIILEGILVLEDERLRNLMDIKLYVDTDADLRIIRRMLRDIKERGRSIDSVIDQYITVVRPMHNQFIEPTKRYADVIIPEGGHNHVAIDLMVTKIQTILEQKSFL; encoded by the coding sequence ATGAAGCAGAAACCCGTTGTGATCGGTGTAGCAGGAGGATCCGGCTCTGGGAAGACGAGCGTCACCAAAGCCATTTATGAGCAATTCCAAGGTCATTCCATCTTAATGCTGCAGCAGGATTATTATTATAAAGATCAATCGAATCTACCATTTGAGGAACGGTTGAAAACCAATTATGATCACCCATTAGCCTTCGATAATGATTTGTTGATTCAACATTTGCACGGTCTATTGGATCATCAGCCCGTCAATAAGCCGGTGTATGATTATAAAATGCACACCCGCTCGGATGATACAATCCTCGTTGAACCGAAAGATGTGATTATTTTAGAGGGAATTTTAGTATTAGAAGATGAAAGATTGCGTAACTTAATGGATATTAAGCTTTACGTAGATACAGATGCGGATCTTCGGATCATCAGAAGGATGCTTCGCGACATTAAAGAGCGCGGACGTTCCATCGATTCCGTCATCGATCAATACATTACGGTCGTCCGTCCGATGCATAATCAATTCATCGAACCGACGAAGCGATATGCCGATGTGATCATCCCTGAAGGCGGTCATAATCACGTGGCAATCGATTTAATGGTAACAAAAATTCAAACAATTCTTGAACAAAAGTCATTTTTGTAA
- the greA gene encoding transcription elongation factor GreA yields the protein MSTEKVFPMTAEGKEKLEKELENLKTVKRKEVVERIKIARSFGDLSENSEYDAAKDEQAFVEGRISTLENMIRNAKIIQENDMNSDTVQLGKKVTFVELPDGDKETYTIVGSAEADPFEGKISNDSPIAKSLLGHKVGAEVNVQTPGGEMSVKIVEVS from the coding sequence ATGAGTACAGAAAAAGTATTTCCTATGACAGCAGAAGGTAAAGAGAAGTTAGAAAAAGAACTGGAGAATTTGAAAACGGTTAAACGTAAAGAAGTCGTCGAGCGCATCAAGATCGCCCGCAGCTTCGGGGATTTATCGGAGAACTCTGAATACGATGCAGCAAAAGATGAACAAGCATTCGTTGAAGGACGTATTTCCACTTTAGAGAATATGATTCGCAATGCGAAGATCATTCAAGAAAATGATATGAATTCAGATACAGTTCAATTAGGTAAAAAAGTGACGTTCGTAGAATTGCCGGACGGAGACAAAGAAACATACACAATCGTCGGTAGTGCAGAAGCGGATCCATTTGAAGGAAAGATTTCAAATGATTCACCAATCGCGAAAAGCCTTCTTGGGCATAAAGTAGGCGCTGAAGTGAATGTTCAGACTCCAGGCGGGGAAATGAGCGTCAAGATTGTAGAAGTAAGCTGA
- a CDS encoding peptidoglycan D,D-transpeptidase FtsI family protein codes for MKQKRIRLFSIVLLLALSGLSGRLMQLQLFQTESYSKHKINLLEESVAQRTQALVIDEGRGEFLDRNGEPLTYTEKNVLVLFPFLKQLDWPVDKVAEILHVPQETIRTKVEEAKGPIVFGGKEPLRLSEEQMKEINSLEIQGVFALTKKYKSDEVPASQLIGVTGENTDVFHERYPDKVKGANQKIGVSGLQESFDEWLVAEEEAKLIYHVDARGGPLFGVDVKYLAPANPFYPLNVKTTIDRRMQEALEEVADTYNIQKGGLLLLDIEKSEILASVSRPAMKSRDPFSGGAGNLMLKALIPGSVFKTVVAAAAMDEGLVDERRLFPCDEDIRGEAAEKPHGNINIKTSIAVSCNRTFADLAKELTEKDDHLLDEYAEKVGLIGDIAWKGNVFHYESFPQLQVSEGRIFASDGDRAEPKLVAQTGIGQQEVRVTPLGIANMMATIARGGEKFQVSAVSSVQYQNGTNMFSFPRQKVEGETITPFTAMKLQQYLRGVVNSPEGTAPYLQNAAYTIAGKTGTAQTGNYRGERVKANELYNKWFAGYFPFEDPKYALVAVNMDVTIGEGGIYPIFKDSVDAVYRLDHE; via the coding sequence ATGAAACAGAAACGAATCAGGCTGTTCAGTATCGTCTTATTACTTGCTCTCTCTGGACTTTCAGGGAGATTGATGCAATTGCAATTATTCCAGACTGAATCCTATTCCAAACATAAAATCAATCTTCTTGAAGAAAGTGTCGCTCAACGTACTCAAGCATTGGTGATCGATGAAGGCAGGGGGGAATTTCTCGATCGGAATGGTGAACCCCTTACGTATACAGAAAAAAATGTCCTGGTCCTTTTTCCATTTCTCAAACAACTGGATTGGCCGGTGGACAAAGTGGCAGAGATCCTTCATGTTCCTCAAGAGACGATCCGGACGAAAGTAGAGGAAGCGAAAGGGCCGATCGTTTTCGGCGGGAAAGAGCCCTTAAGGCTTTCGGAAGAACAGATGAAGGAAATTAATTCTCTTGAAATACAGGGAGTGTTCGCCCTTACGAAAAAGTATAAAAGCGACGAAGTGCCAGCTTCCCAGCTGATAGGGGTCACGGGGGAAAATACAGACGTATTCCACGAACGCTACCCTGATAAAGTGAAGGGCGCCAATCAGAAAATCGGGGTGTCCGGACTTCAGGAGAGCTTTGATGAGTGGCTGGTCGCAGAAGAGGAAGCGAAACTGATCTATCATGTCGATGCAAGGGGAGGCCCATTGTTCGGGGTGGATGTAAAGTATCTGGCACCAGCCAACCCCTTTTACCCCCTGAATGTGAAAACGACCATCGATAGAAGGATGCAGGAGGCACTGGAAGAAGTGGCGGATACCTACAATATTCAAAAAGGGGGGCTGCTGCTCCTGGATATTGAAAAGAGTGAAATACTTGCCAGCGTATCAAGACCTGCCATGAAAAGCCGGGACCCATTCAGTGGAGGGGCGGGAAATCTCATGCTGAAAGCGCTGATCCCCGGTTCTGTATTTAAGACCGTCGTCGCAGCTGCAGCCATGGATGAAGGGCTGGTGGATGAACGCAGGCTTTTCCCTTGTGATGAAGATATCCGTGGCGAGGCAGCCGAAAAGCCTCACGGAAACATTAATATTAAGACAAGCATAGCCGTCAGCTGTAACCGCACATTTGCGGATCTGGCTAAAGAGCTGACAGAGAAAGATGACCACCTGCTCGATGAGTATGCAGAAAAGGTCGGACTGATCGGTGACATTGCATGGAAAGGCAATGTCTTTCATTACGAAAGCTTTCCCCAGCTTCAGGTGAGTGAAGGAAGGATCTTCGCCTCAGACGGAGACAGGGCTGAACCTAAACTTGTTGCCCAAACAGGTATCGGGCAACAAGAAGTCCGCGTCACCCCACTCGGCATCGCCAATATGATGGCCACGATTGCCAGGGGGGGAGAGAAATTTCAGGTGAGTGCCGTCTCTTCCGTGCAGTATCAAAATGGAACCAACATGTTTTCCTTCCCTAGACAGAAGGTCGAGGGTGAGACGATCACCCCTTTCACGGCCATGAAGCTTCAGCAGTACCTGCGGGGTGTGGTGAACTCCCCGGAAGGTACGGCACCCTATTTGCAAAACGCGGCCTATACCATCGCCGGGAAGACTGGAACCGCACAGACAGGGAATTACAGGGGAGAAAGAGTGAAAGCAAACGAATTATATAATAAATGGTTCGCAGGCTACTTTCCCTTCGAAGATCCCAAATACGCTTTGGTGGCCGTCAACATGGACGTGACCATAGGCGAAGGGGGAATTTACCCGATCTTCAAGGACAGCGTCGATGCTGTCTACCGGCTTGATCATGAGTAG